One window of the Bos indicus isolate NIAB-ARS_2022 breed Sahiwal x Tharparkar chromosome 15, NIAB-ARS_B.indTharparkar_mat_pri_1.0, whole genome shotgun sequence genome contains the following:
- the BCL9L gene encoding B-cell CLL/lymphoma 9-like protein isoform X1 codes for MRILANKTRLPHPRRREAPGSPPLSPRGHCPPAPAKPMHPENKLTNHGKTGNGGAQSQHQNVNQGPTCNLGSKGVGAGNHGAKANQISPSNSSLKNPQAGVPPFSSLKGKVKRERSVSVDSGEQREAGTPSLDSEAKEVAPRSKRRCVLERKQPYSGDEWCSGPDSEEDDKPLGAAHNCNVADPAMAAPQLGPGQAPQLPLSESSAPGPPHGAPPGLRPDAPGGGGGGVPGKPPSQFVYVFTTHLANTAAEAVLQGRADSILAYHQQNVPRAKLDQAPKVPPTPEPLPLSTPSAGTPQTQPPPLPPPPPPAPGSAPPALPSEGPPEDANQDLTPNSVGAASTGGGTGGTHPNTPTASTTNNPLPPGGDPSSAPGPALLGEAPTGNGQRSLVGSEGLSKEQLEHRERSLQTLRDIERLLLRSGETEPFLKGPPGGAGEGGPPAPAPPAPQQPPTAPPSGLKKYEEPLQSMISQTQSLGGPPLEHEVPGHPPGGDVGQMNVMMQRLGQDSLTPEQVAWRKLQEEYYEEKRRKEEQIGLHGGRSLQDMMGMGGMMVRGPPPPYHSKPGDQWPPGMGAQLRGPMDVQDPMQVRAGPPFPGPRFPGNQMQRMPGFGGMQGMPMEVPMNAMQRPVRPGMGWTEDLPPMGGPGNFAQNAVPYPGGQGEAERFMTPRVREELLRHQLLEKRSMGMQRPLGMAGSGMGQGMEVERMMQAHRQMDPAMFPGQMAGGEGLAGTPMGMEFAGGRGLLSPPMGQSGLREVDPPMGPGNLNMNMNVNMNMNMNLNVQMTPQQQMLMSQKMRGPGDMMGPQGLSPEEMARVRAQNSGGMMGGPQKMLMPSQFPSQGQQGFSGGQGPYQAMPQDMGNTQDMFSPDQSSMPMGNVGTTRLSHMPLPPASNPPGSVHSAPNRGLGRRPSDLTISINQMGSPGMGHLKSPTLSQVHSPMVTSPSANLKSPQTPSQMVPLPSANPPGPLKSPQVLSSSLSVRSPTGSPSRLKSPSMAVPSPGWVASPKTAMPSPGVPQNKQPPLNMSSSTTLGNMEQGALPPSGPRSSSSAPPANPPSGLGNPSLPFTSSPDPTPSQNPLSLMMSQMSKYAMPSSTPLYHNAIKTIATSDDELLPDRPLLPPPAPPQGSGPGISNNQPNQMHLNSAAAQSPMGMNLPGQQPLSHEPPPAMLPSPTPLGSNIPLHPNAQGTGGPPQNSMMMAPGGPDSLSAPCGPVPSSSQMMPFPPRLQQPHGAMTPGGGGGGGPGLQQHYPSGMALPPEDLPSQPPGPMPPQQHLMGKSMASRMGDAYPPGVLPGVASVLNDPELSEVIRPTPTGIPEFDLSRIIPSEKPSSTLQYFPKSESHPPKAQPPNLHLMNLQNMMAEQTPSRPPNLPGQQGVQRGLNMSMCHPGQMSLLGRTGMPPQQGMVPHGLHQGVMSPPQGLMTQQNFMLMKQRGVGGEVYSQPPHMLSPQGSLLGPPPQQNLMVSHPLRQRSVSLDNQMGYLPAPGGMANLPF; via the exons ATGAGGATCCTGGCTAACAAGACAAG GTTACCCCACCCCAGGAGGAGAGAAGCTCCAGGGAGCCCGCCGCTGTCCCCCCGCGGCCActgcccccctgccccagccaaGCCAATGCACCCAGAAAATAAGTTGACCAATCATGGCAAGACAGGGAATGGCGGGGCCCAATCTCAGCACCAGAATGTGAACCAAGGACCCACCTGCAACCTGGGCTCGAAGGGCGTGGGGGCGGGGAACCATGGGGCCAAGGCCAACCAGATCTCACCTAGCAACTCAAGTCTGAAGAACCCCCAGGCAGGGGTACCCCCTTTCAGCTCGCTCAAGGGCAAGGTGAAGAGGGAGCGGAGCGTGTCTGTGGACTCCGGAGAGCAGCGAGAGGCTGGGACCCCATCCCTGGATTCAGAGGCCAAAG AGGTGGCACCCCGGAGTAAGCGGCGCTGTGTGCTGGAGCGGAAGCAGCCGTACAGCGGGGACGAATGGTGCTCAGGCCCAGACAGCGAGGAGGACGACAAGCCCCTTGGGGCCGCCCACA ATTGTAATGTAGCGGACCCAGCCATGGCGGCCCCACAGCTGGGTCCCGGCCAAGCCCCGCAACTGCCCCTCAGTGAGAGCAGCGCGCCAGGCCCTCCACATGGGGCCCCGCCCGGCCTCCGGCCTGACGCCCCCGGGGGCGGAGGCGGGGGTGTCCCCGGAAAGCCCCCCTCCCAGTTTGTGTATGTCTTCACCACCCACCTGGCCAACAC GGCTGCGGAGGCTGTGCTACAGGGCCGAGCCGACTCCATCCTCGCCTACCACCAGCAGAACGTGCCGCGGGCCAAGCTGGACCAG GCCCCCAAAGTGCCACCCACCCCGGAACCGCTACCCCTGAGCACGCCATCAGCAGGCACCCCTCagacccagcctcctcctctgccGCCACCGCCACCCCCAGCTCCGGGCAGTGCCCCCCCTGCTCTGCCTTCTGAGGGGCCTCCTGAGGACGCCAATCAGGACCTGACGCCCAACTCGGTGGGAGCTGCCAGCACGGGTGGCGGAACTGGGGGGACCCACCCCAACACCCCTACAGCTTCCACCACCAACAACCCACTGCCTCCTGGAGGAGACCCCAGCagcgcccccggccccgccctgcTCGGGGAGGCCCCCACCGGAAATgggcagcggagcctggtgggctcagagGGCCTATCCAAGGAGCAGCTGGAGCACCGGGAGCGCTCCCTCCAGACGCTTCGAGACATTGAGCGGTTACTGCTCCGCAGCGGGGAGACTGAGCCCTTCCTCAAGGGGCCCCCCGGAGGAGCGGGTGAGGGGGGACCACCAGCACCAGCCCCTCCCGCGCCCCAGCAGCCACCCACGGCCCCGCCTAGTGGGCTGAAGAAATATGAGGAGCCCTTGCAGTCCATGATTTCACAGACTCAGAGCCTCGGGGGCCCCCCGCTGGAGCATGAAGTGCCGGGGCACCCCCCAGGTGGGGATGTAGGGCAGATGAACGTGATGATGCAGAGGCTGGGCCAGGACAGCCTGACCCCCGAGCAGGTGGCCTGGCGCAAGCTTCAGGAAGAGTACTATGAGGAAAAACGGAGGAAGGAGGAGCAGATCGGGCTGCACGGGGGCCGCTCGCTGCAGGACATGATGGGCATGGGGGGCATGATGGTGAGGGGGCCGCCACCCCCCTACCACAGCAAGCCAGGGGATCAGTGGCCCCCTGGGATGGGCGCCCAGCTGCGGGGGCCCATGGACGTCCAAGATCCCATGCAGGTCCGGGCCGGACCCCCCTTCCCTGGCCCCCGTTTCCCAGGCAACCAGATGCAGCGGATGCCAGGGTTTGGGGGCATGCAGGGTATGCCCATGGAGGTACCCATGAATGCCATGCAGAGGCCTGTGAGGCCAGGCATGGGCTGGACCGAAGACTTGCCCCCTATGGGGGGACCCGGCAATTTTGCCCAGAACGCTGTGCCCTACCCAGGTGGGCAGGGTGAAGCGGAGCGATTTATGACCCCTCGGGTTCGTGAGGAGCTGCTGCGGCACCAGCTGCTGGAGAAGCGGTCGATGGGGATGCAGCGGCCCCTGGGCATGGCCGGCAGTGGCATGGGGCAGGGCATGGAGGTGGAGCGGATGATGCAGGCGCACCGGCAGATGGATCCGGCCATGTTCCCTGGGCAAATGGCTGGCGGCGAGGGCCTGGCGGGCACTCCCATGGGCATGGAGTTTGCCGGAGGTCGGGGCCTCCTGAGCCCCCCCATGGGGCAGTCTGGGCTGAGGGAGGTGGACCCGCCCATGGGGCCCGGCAACCTCAACATGAACATGAACGTGAACATGAACATGAACATGAACCTGAACGTGCAGATGACCCCGCAGCAGCAGATGCTGATGTCGCAGAAGATGCGGGGCCCTGGGGACATGATGGGGCCGCAGGGCCTCAGTCCCGAGGAGATGGCCCGGGTGCGGGCCCAGAACAGTGGTGGAATGATGGGAGGCCCGCAGAAGATGCTTATGCCCTCGCAGTTTCCTAGCCAAGGCCAGCAGGGATTCTCCGGGGGCCAGGGACCCTACCAAGCCATGCCCCAGGACATGGGCAACACTCAAGACATGTTCAGCCCTGACCAGAGCTCAATGCCCATGGGAAACGTGGGTACCACCCGGCTTAGTCACATGCCCCTGCCTCCTGCGTCCAATCCTCCGGGCTCTGTGCATTCAGCCCCAAACCGGGGGCTGGGCAGACGGCCTTCAGACCTCACCATCAGTATTAATCAGATGGGCTCGCCGGGCATGGGGCACCTGAAGTCGCCCACCCTCAGCCAGGTACACTCACCCATGGTCACCTCGCCCTCTGCCAACCTCAAGTCCCCCCAGACTCCCTCACAGATGGTGCCCTTGCCTTCGGCCAACCCGCCAGGACCTCTCAAGTCGCCCCAGGTCCTCAGCTCTTCCCTCAGTGTCCGTTCGCCCACTGGCTCGCCCAGCAGGCTCAAGTCTCCCTCCATGGCGGTGCCTTCTCCAGGCTGGGTCGCCTCACCCAAGACAGCCATGCCCAGCCCTGGAGTCCCCCAGAACAAGCAGCCGCCTCTGAACATGAGCTCTTCCACCACCCTGGGCAACATGGAACAGG GTGCCCTCCCGCCCAGCGGCCCCCGGAGCAGCTCCTCAGCGCCCCCCGCTAACCCCCCCAGCGGCCTCGGGAACCCCAGCCTGCCGTTTACGTCCTCCCCAGACCCCACGCCCTCCCAGAACCCCCTGTCTCTGATGATGTCCCAGATGTCCAAGTACGCCATGCCCAGCTCCACCCCGCTCTACCACAATGCCATCAAGACCATCGCCACCTCAGACGACGAGCTGCTGCCAGACCGGCCCCTGCTGCCCCCGCCGGCACCGCCGCAGGGCTCTGGGCCAG GAATCAGCAATAACCAGCCCAACCAGATGCACCTGAACTCAGCTGCTGCCCAGAGCCCAATGGGCATGAACCTGCCAGGCCAGCAGCCCCTGTCCCATGAGCCCCCACCTGCCatgctgccctcccccacccctctgggCTCCAACATTCCACTGCACCCCAACGCACAGGGGACAGGAGGGCCCCCTCAGAACTCGATGATGATGGCTCCAGGGGGCCCAGACTCCCTGAGTGCCCCCTGCGGCCCGGTGCCCAGCTCCTCCCAGATGATGCCCTTCCCTCCTCGGCTGCAGCAGCCCCACGGTGCCATGACccctggtgggggcgggggcgggggccctGGCCTGCAGCAGCACTACCCCTCAGGCATGGCCCTGCCCCCAGAGGACCTGCCCAGCCAGCCGCCAGGCCCCATGCCCCCCCAGCAGCACCTGATGGGCAAAAGCATGGCCAGCCGCATGGGCGACGCGTACCCCCCGGGCGTGCTCCCCGGGGTGGCATCAGTGCTGAATGACCCCGAGCTGAGCGAGGTGATCCGGCCCACCCCGACGGGGATCCCCGAGTTCGACTTGTCCAGGATCATCCCCTCGGAGAAGCCAAGCAGCACCCTCCAGTACTTCCCCAAGAGCGAGAGCCACCCCCCCAAGGCCCAGCCCCCCAATCTGCATCTCATGAACCTGCAGAACATGATGGCGGAGCAGACCCCCTCCCGGCCCCCCAACCTCCCAGGCCAGCAGGGTGTCCAACGGGGGCTCAACATGTCCATGTGCCACCCTGGACAGATGTCCTTGCTGGGCAGGACAGGCATGCCCCCGCAGCAGGGCATGGTGCCCCACGGCCTGCACCAGGGGGTCATGTCCCCCCCGCAGGGCCTCATGACCCAGCAGA
- the BCL9L gene encoding B-cell CLL/lymphoma 9-like protein isoform X2, whose translation MHPENKLTNHGKTGNGGAQSQHQNVNQGPTCNLGSKGVGAGNHGAKANQISPSNSSLKNPQAGVPPFSSLKGKVKRERSVSVDSGEQREAGTPSLDSEAKEVAPRSKRRCVLERKQPYSGDEWCSGPDSEEDDKPLGAAHNCNVADPAMAAPQLGPGQAPQLPLSESSAPGPPHGAPPGLRPDAPGGGGGGVPGKPPSQFVYVFTTHLANTAAEAVLQGRADSILAYHQQNVPRAKLDQAPKVPPTPEPLPLSTPSAGTPQTQPPPLPPPPPPAPGSAPPALPSEGPPEDANQDLTPNSVGAASTGGGTGGTHPNTPTASTTNNPLPPGGDPSSAPGPALLGEAPTGNGQRSLVGSEGLSKEQLEHRERSLQTLRDIERLLLRSGETEPFLKGPPGGAGEGGPPAPAPPAPQQPPTAPPSGLKKYEEPLQSMISQTQSLGGPPLEHEVPGHPPGGDVGQMNVMMQRLGQDSLTPEQVAWRKLQEEYYEEKRRKEEQIGLHGGRSLQDMMGMGGMMVRGPPPPYHSKPGDQWPPGMGAQLRGPMDVQDPMQVRAGPPFPGPRFPGNQMQRMPGFGGMQGMPMEVPMNAMQRPVRPGMGWTEDLPPMGGPGNFAQNAVPYPGGQGEAERFMTPRVREELLRHQLLEKRSMGMQRPLGMAGSGMGQGMEVERMMQAHRQMDPAMFPGQMAGGEGLAGTPMGMEFAGGRGLLSPPMGQSGLREVDPPMGPGNLNMNMNVNMNMNMNLNVQMTPQQQMLMSQKMRGPGDMMGPQGLSPEEMARVRAQNSGGMMGGPQKMLMPSQFPSQGQQGFSGGQGPYQAMPQDMGNTQDMFSPDQSSMPMGNVGTTRLSHMPLPPASNPPGSVHSAPNRGLGRRPSDLTISINQMGSPGMGHLKSPTLSQVHSPMVTSPSANLKSPQTPSQMVPLPSANPPGPLKSPQVLSSSLSVRSPTGSPSRLKSPSMAVPSPGWVASPKTAMPSPGVPQNKQPPLNMSSSTTLGNMEQGALPPSGPRSSSSAPPANPPSGLGNPSLPFTSSPDPTPSQNPLSLMMSQMSKYAMPSSTPLYHNAIKTIATSDDELLPDRPLLPPPAPPQGSGPGISNNQPNQMHLNSAAAQSPMGMNLPGQQPLSHEPPPAMLPSPTPLGSNIPLHPNAQGTGGPPQNSMMMAPGGPDSLSAPCGPVPSSSQMMPFPPRLQQPHGAMTPGGGGGGGPGLQQHYPSGMALPPEDLPSQPPGPMPPQQHLMGKSMASRMGDAYPPGVLPGVASVLNDPELSEVIRPTPTGIPEFDLSRIIPSEKPSSTLQYFPKSESHPPKAQPPNLHLMNLQNMMAEQTPSRPPNLPGQQGVQRGLNMSMCHPGQMSLLGRTGMPPQQGMVPHGLHQGVMSPPQGLMTQQNFMLMKQRGVGGEVYSQPPHMLSPQGSLLGPPPQQNLMVSHPLRQRSVSLDNQMGYLPAPGGMANLPF comes from the exons ATGCACCCAGAAAATAAGTTGACCAATCATGGCAAGACAGGGAATGGCGGGGCCCAATCTCAGCACCAGAATGTGAACCAAGGACCCACCTGCAACCTGGGCTCGAAGGGCGTGGGGGCGGGGAACCATGGGGCCAAGGCCAACCAGATCTCACCTAGCAACTCAAGTCTGAAGAACCCCCAGGCAGGGGTACCCCCTTTCAGCTCGCTCAAGGGCAAGGTGAAGAGGGAGCGGAGCGTGTCTGTGGACTCCGGAGAGCAGCGAGAGGCTGGGACCCCATCCCTGGATTCAGAGGCCAAAG AGGTGGCACCCCGGAGTAAGCGGCGCTGTGTGCTGGAGCGGAAGCAGCCGTACAGCGGGGACGAATGGTGCTCAGGCCCAGACAGCGAGGAGGACGACAAGCCCCTTGGGGCCGCCCACA ATTGTAATGTAGCGGACCCAGCCATGGCGGCCCCACAGCTGGGTCCCGGCCAAGCCCCGCAACTGCCCCTCAGTGAGAGCAGCGCGCCAGGCCCTCCACATGGGGCCCCGCCCGGCCTCCGGCCTGACGCCCCCGGGGGCGGAGGCGGGGGTGTCCCCGGAAAGCCCCCCTCCCAGTTTGTGTATGTCTTCACCACCCACCTGGCCAACAC GGCTGCGGAGGCTGTGCTACAGGGCCGAGCCGACTCCATCCTCGCCTACCACCAGCAGAACGTGCCGCGGGCCAAGCTGGACCAG GCCCCCAAAGTGCCACCCACCCCGGAACCGCTACCCCTGAGCACGCCATCAGCAGGCACCCCTCagacccagcctcctcctctgccGCCACCGCCACCCCCAGCTCCGGGCAGTGCCCCCCCTGCTCTGCCTTCTGAGGGGCCTCCTGAGGACGCCAATCAGGACCTGACGCCCAACTCGGTGGGAGCTGCCAGCACGGGTGGCGGAACTGGGGGGACCCACCCCAACACCCCTACAGCTTCCACCACCAACAACCCACTGCCTCCTGGAGGAGACCCCAGCagcgcccccggccccgccctgcTCGGGGAGGCCCCCACCGGAAATgggcagcggagcctggtgggctcagagGGCCTATCCAAGGAGCAGCTGGAGCACCGGGAGCGCTCCCTCCAGACGCTTCGAGACATTGAGCGGTTACTGCTCCGCAGCGGGGAGACTGAGCCCTTCCTCAAGGGGCCCCCCGGAGGAGCGGGTGAGGGGGGACCACCAGCACCAGCCCCTCCCGCGCCCCAGCAGCCACCCACGGCCCCGCCTAGTGGGCTGAAGAAATATGAGGAGCCCTTGCAGTCCATGATTTCACAGACTCAGAGCCTCGGGGGCCCCCCGCTGGAGCATGAAGTGCCGGGGCACCCCCCAGGTGGGGATGTAGGGCAGATGAACGTGATGATGCAGAGGCTGGGCCAGGACAGCCTGACCCCCGAGCAGGTGGCCTGGCGCAAGCTTCAGGAAGAGTACTATGAGGAAAAACGGAGGAAGGAGGAGCAGATCGGGCTGCACGGGGGCCGCTCGCTGCAGGACATGATGGGCATGGGGGGCATGATGGTGAGGGGGCCGCCACCCCCCTACCACAGCAAGCCAGGGGATCAGTGGCCCCCTGGGATGGGCGCCCAGCTGCGGGGGCCCATGGACGTCCAAGATCCCATGCAGGTCCGGGCCGGACCCCCCTTCCCTGGCCCCCGTTTCCCAGGCAACCAGATGCAGCGGATGCCAGGGTTTGGGGGCATGCAGGGTATGCCCATGGAGGTACCCATGAATGCCATGCAGAGGCCTGTGAGGCCAGGCATGGGCTGGACCGAAGACTTGCCCCCTATGGGGGGACCCGGCAATTTTGCCCAGAACGCTGTGCCCTACCCAGGTGGGCAGGGTGAAGCGGAGCGATTTATGACCCCTCGGGTTCGTGAGGAGCTGCTGCGGCACCAGCTGCTGGAGAAGCGGTCGATGGGGATGCAGCGGCCCCTGGGCATGGCCGGCAGTGGCATGGGGCAGGGCATGGAGGTGGAGCGGATGATGCAGGCGCACCGGCAGATGGATCCGGCCATGTTCCCTGGGCAAATGGCTGGCGGCGAGGGCCTGGCGGGCACTCCCATGGGCATGGAGTTTGCCGGAGGTCGGGGCCTCCTGAGCCCCCCCATGGGGCAGTCTGGGCTGAGGGAGGTGGACCCGCCCATGGGGCCCGGCAACCTCAACATGAACATGAACGTGAACATGAACATGAACATGAACCTGAACGTGCAGATGACCCCGCAGCAGCAGATGCTGATGTCGCAGAAGATGCGGGGCCCTGGGGACATGATGGGGCCGCAGGGCCTCAGTCCCGAGGAGATGGCCCGGGTGCGGGCCCAGAACAGTGGTGGAATGATGGGAGGCCCGCAGAAGATGCTTATGCCCTCGCAGTTTCCTAGCCAAGGCCAGCAGGGATTCTCCGGGGGCCAGGGACCCTACCAAGCCATGCCCCAGGACATGGGCAACACTCAAGACATGTTCAGCCCTGACCAGAGCTCAATGCCCATGGGAAACGTGGGTACCACCCGGCTTAGTCACATGCCCCTGCCTCCTGCGTCCAATCCTCCGGGCTCTGTGCATTCAGCCCCAAACCGGGGGCTGGGCAGACGGCCTTCAGACCTCACCATCAGTATTAATCAGATGGGCTCGCCGGGCATGGGGCACCTGAAGTCGCCCACCCTCAGCCAGGTACACTCACCCATGGTCACCTCGCCCTCTGCCAACCTCAAGTCCCCCCAGACTCCCTCACAGATGGTGCCCTTGCCTTCGGCCAACCCGCCAGGACCTCTCAAGTCGCCCCAGGTCCTCAGCTCTTCCCTCAGTGTCCGTTCGCCCACTGGCTCGCCCAGCAGGCTCAAGTCTCCCTCCATGGCGGTGCCTTCTCCAGGCTGGGTCGCCTCACCCAAGACAGCCATGCCCAGCCCTGGAGTCCCCCAGAACAAGCAGCCGCCTCTGAACATGAGCTCTTCCACCACCCTGGGCAACATGGAACAGG GTGCCCTCCCGCCCAGCGGCCCCCGGAGCAGCTCCTCAGCGCCCCCCGCTAACCCCCCCAGCGGCCTCGGGAACCCCAGCCTGCCGTTTACGTCCTCCCCAGACCCCACGCCCTCCCAGAACCCCCTGTCTCTGATGATGTCCCAGATGTCCAAGTACGCCATGCCCAGCTCCACCCCGCTCTACCACAATGCCATCAAGACCATCGCCACCTCAGACGACGAGCTGCTGCCAGACCGGCCCCTGCTGCCCCCGCCGGCACCGCCGCAGGGCTCTGGGCCAG GAATCAGCAATAACCAGCCCAACCAGATGCACCTGAACTCAGCTGCTGCCCAGAGCCCAATGGGCATGAACCTGCCAGGCCAGCAGCCCCTGTCCCATGAGCCCCCACCTGCCatgctgccctcccccacccctctgggCTCCAACATTCCACTGCACCCCAACGCACAGGGGACAGGAGGGCCCCCTCAGAACTCGATGATGATGGCTCCAGGGGGCCCAGACTCCCTGAGTGCCCCCTGCGGCCCGGTGCCCAGCTCCTCCCAGATGATGCCCTTCCCTCCTCGGCTGCAGCAGCCCCACGGTGCCATGACccctggtgggggcgggggcgggggccctGGCCTGCAGCAGCACTACCCCTCAGGCATGGCCCTGCCCCCAGAGGACCTGCCCAGCCAGCCGCCAGGCCCCATGCCCCCCCAGCAGCACCTGATGGGCAAAAGCATGGCCAGCCGCATGGGCGACGCGTACCCCCCGGGCGTGCTCCCCGGGGTGGCATCAGTGCTGAATGACCCCGAGCTGAGCGAGGTGATCCGGCCCACCCCGACGGGGATCCCCGAGTTCGACTTGTCCAGGATCATCCCCTCGGAGAAGCCAAGCAGCACCCTCCAGTACTTCCCCAAGAGCGAGAGCCACCCCCCCAAGGCCCAGCCCCCCAATCTGCATCTCATGAACCTGCAGAACATGATGGCGGAGCAGACCCCCTCCCGGCCCCCCAACCTCCCAGGCCAGCAGGGTGTCCAACGGGGGCTCAACATGTCCATGTGCCACCCTGGACAGATGTCCTTGCTGGGCAGGACAGGCATGCCCCCGCAGCAGGGCATGGTGCCCCACGGCCTGCACCAGGGGGTCATGTCCCCCCCGCAGGGCCTCATGACCCAGCAGA